In Synechococcus sp. CB0101, a genomic segment contains:
- a CDS encoding IS5 family transposase — MGGKQLGFTDYELTTAKKRTKREKFLSEMEAVVPWQALIDLIEPHYPKASKKGGRPPYPLATMLRIHLLQQWYSLSDPAMEEALIEVPTMRRFAGIELISDRIPDETTILTFRHLLEKHGLGEQIFDTVKALLAARGVTMRQGTIVDATLIAAPSSTKNKDGKRDPEMHQTKKGNQWYFGMKVHAGVDKDSGLIHSVVVTAANVHDLTPAAELLHGDEEVVYGDAGYQGIAKRPEMAGKTAEFRVAMRPGTRRALPDTPDGRVQDLIETAKAHIRSKVEHPFRVIKQQFGFQKTRLRGLAKNRCKINVLAALSNLYQARRQLLATV, encoded by the coding sequence ATGGGCGGCAAGCAGCTCGGTTTCACGGACTATGAGCTGACCACGGCCAAGAAGCGCACCAAGCGCGAGAAATTTCTCTCCGAGATGGAGGCTGTGGTGCCTTGGCAGGCACTCATCGATCTGATCGAGCCGCACTACCCCAAGGCGAGCAAGAAAGGCGGCAGGCCTCCCTATCCGCTGGCAACGATGCTGCGCATTCATCTGCTGCAGCAGTGGTACTCCCTCAGCGATCCGGCCATGGAAGAGGCCTTGATCGAGGTGCCCACCATGCGCCGCTTTGCCGGCATCGAGCTGATCAGCGATCGGATCCCGGACGAGACCACGATCCTCACGTTCCGCCATCTGCTTGAGAAGCATGGGCTGGGTGAGCAGATTTTTGACACCGTCAAAGCGCTCCTGGCCGCTCGGGGCGTAACCATGCGTCAGGGCACGATCGTCGATGCCACCTTGATCGCAGCGCCCAGCTCCACCAAGAACAAAGATGGGAAGCGGGATCCGGAGATGCACCAGACCAAAAAGGGCAACCAGTGGTACTTCGGCATGAAGGTCCACGCCGGCGTTGACAAGGACTCAGGCCTGATCCATTCGGTTGTCGTCACCGCCGCCAACGTGCACGACCTCACCCCGGCAGCTGAGCTACTGCATGGAGATGAGGAGGTGGTGTACGGCGATGCTGGCTACCAGGGCATCGCCAAGAGACCAGAAATGGCTGGCAAGACAGCGGAGTTCAGAGTGGCGATGCGGCCCGGCACGCGCAGGGCTCTTCCTGACACCCCGGATGGGAGGGTGCAGGATCTGATCGAGACGGCCAAAGCTCACATCCGCTCCAAGGTTGAGCATCCCTTCCGTGTGATCAAGCAGCAGTTCGGCTTTCAAAAGACCCGGCTGCGAGGCTTGGCCAAGAACCGCTGCAAAATCAACGTGCTTGCGGCACTGTCGAATCTGTACCAGGCCCGACGACAATTACTCGCGACAGTGTGA
- a CDS encoding protease pro-enzyme activation domain-containing protein: protein MLHQIRNSNQFASWVPGAYLTPSDYLEGTPGNNLPDSQKRSLTDETKINVQFILRRNTFETTEKPEGFIKSNELLNLPYRQQASFINNLNSEDIRSWYGASEGDLTAVANYLLKNNATNVEANQEQRSVKATLTLGDFKSAFLAGRRDIVFSEGLRICSTTIIQEILLILI, encoded by the coding sequence ATGCTTCATCAAATTCGCAACTCCAATCAGTTTGCCTCCTGGGTCCCCGGAGCCTACCTAACTCCCTCGGACTATCTTGAAGGAACACCTGGCAACAACCTGCCGGACAGCCAGAAGAGATCACTCACAGACGAAACCAAGATAAACGTACAGTTCATCCTCAGGAGAAACACATTTGAAACAACAGAAAAGCCCGAAGGCTTCATTAAATCCAATGAGCTGTTAAATCTTCCCTACAGGCAACAGGCGTCATTCATCAACAACTTAAACTCCGAAGACATTCGCAGCTGGTATGGAGCTTCAGAGGGAGATCTCACAGCAGTCGCCAACTACCTGCTAAAAAATAACGCCACAAATGTAGAAGCAAACCAAGAGCAGAGATCTGTCAAAGCAACACTAACTCTTGGTGATTTTAAGTCTGCTTTCCTTGCCGGAAGGAGAGATATTGTTTTCAGCGAAGGCTTGAGGATATGCTCTACTACTATAATCCAGGAAATTTTACTGATTCTTATTTGA